A window from Telopea speciosissima isolate NSW1024214 ecotype Mountain lineage chromosome 8, Tspe_v1, whole genome shotgun sequence encodes these proteins:
- the LOC122672419 gene encoding RING-H2 finger protein ATL5-like: protein MSNRGGPNSSMASTDWSSEIIPSIDSYDGKVLLAAIISLLLVILFVLLLHIYTRWWLLKQAHRQQSRSISLSHVLGPTRLNHVRTLAYHDDPSYFGCSSPESDGVDASIIAALPIFEYKNNGYLECVICLSVFEENDLGRILPMCHHAFHVECIDKWLQSHSSCPICRASVALDKSIGGITPSITTTTTTTGVQPLEESRDASPEMISGESITVQERPTTLDVLIELPLDPNREVLRDISPPPPPPPPPPPPPPPPPPPPVPVSSSSSSLGFSLKRMLSRNRSECKVFPSSNLNECTV from the coding sequence ATGTCCAATCGAGGAGGACCCAATTCATCCATGGCAAGCACTGATTGGTCAAGTGAGATTATTCCGAGCATAGACTCTTATGATGGCAAAGTCTTACTTGCCGCCATTATATCTCTTCTCCTTGTAATTCTTTTTGTTCTGTTACTCCATATCTACACAAGATGGTGGTTACTCAAACAAGCCCATCGACAGCAGAGCCGTTCGATTTCTTTATCTCATGTATTGGGTCCTACCCGATTGAATCATGTCCGTACATTGGCATACCATGATGATCCTTCTTATTTTGGTTGTTCATCCCCTGAATCTGATGGTGTTGATGCTTCAATCATTGCAGCTCTCCCAATCTTTGAATATAAGAATAATGGTTATTTAGAGTGTGTGATTTGTTTGAGTGTGTTTGAAGAGAATGATTTGGGGAGAATTCTTCCTATGTGTCACCATGCTTTTCATGTTGAGTGTATAGATAAGTGGTTGCAATCTCACTCGAGTTGTCCAATTTGTAGAGCTTCAGTGGCATTGGATAAGTCAATCGGAGGAATCACACCGtcgatcaccaccaccaccaccactaccggTGTTCAACCCTTGGAGGAGAGCCGAGATGCTTCACCGGAGATGATATCTGGTGAGTCCATCACTGTACAAGAAAGACCCACTACTTTGGATGTTCTGATAGAACTACCACTTGATCCAAACAGAGAAGTTCTTAGAGATATttcacccccaccaccaccaccacctccaccgccaccaccaccgccaccgccaccgccaccgccagtgccagtttcatcatcatcatcatctttagGTTTCTCATTGAAGAGAATGTTGAGTAGGAATAGATCAGAATGTAAGGTGTTTCCATCATCTAATTTGAACGAGTGTACTGTTTGA